One Glutamicibacter mishrai genomic window carries:
- a CDS encoding CBS domain-containing protein, translating into MVAAKELMTSPAKCVKEQDSVQVAAQLMKDLQVGMLPICGKDDRLAGTITDRDIVINAVADGVVISSTKVADYAQGKPVTIGADDSIEEAIRTMQEHQVRRLPVIDGHTLVGMLAQADIARYYDEQSTGSLVEGISQD; encoded by the coding sequence ATGGTTGCAGCCAAGGAACTAATGACCTCGCCAGCCAAATGCGTCAAGGAACAGGACTCGGTCCAGGTCGCAGCCCAGCTGATGAAGGACCTGCAGGTCGGCATGCTGCCCATCTGCGGCAAGGATGACCGGCTGGCCGGCACCATCACCGACCGCGATATCGTCATCAACGCCGTAGCCGACGGCGTGGTCATCTCCAGCACCAAGGTCGCCGACTATGCCCAGGGCAAGCCGGTGACCATTGGCGCCGACGATTCCATCGAGGAAGCCATCCGCACCATGCAGGAGCACCAGGTGCGCAGGCTTCCAGTCATCGACGGGCATACGCTGGTGGGAATGCTCGCCCAGGCGGACATTGCCCGCTACTACGACGAGCAGAGCACCGGAAGCCTGGTCGAAGGGATTTCCCAAGACTAG
- a CDS encoding ABC transporter ATP-binding protein, producing the protein MLLKLILKHSKPYTGWIIAVIILQLATTMATLYLPSLNAKIIDVGVVNADVDYIWRTGGLMLIVALVQVATAVAAVYFGAKTAMSVGRDIRQSVFEKVSTFSAQDVNKFGAATLITRGTNDVQQIQMLTLMALNFMINAPIMSIGGVVMAIREDPGLSWLVWVSVPMVLIVVGLLVIKLMPLFRDMQTRIDGINGVLREQITGIRVVRAFVRENHETERYDDANQKLTDLGVKVGNLFVLMFPAITMILHLSTAAVLWFGGHRVDNGQVEVGALTAFLQYLLQILMAVMMGTFMAMMIPRAMVSADRISEVLDSEPSMQDAADREVQLPAPGTVEFKNVTFGYPGAEAPVLSDISFTAKPGQTTAIIGSTGAGKTTLLNLIPRLYDATEGEILIGGLPLRELGRETISQNISSVPQRPYLFSGTIASNLRFGAQEAEEEDLWEALRIAQADGFVAEREGQLESKISQGGTNVSGGQRQRLCIARALAAKPKTYLFDDSFSALDVSTDAKLRAALVEPTKDAAVIIVAQRVSTITEADQILVLDHGEIVARGTHEELLESSETYQEIVTSQLSVEEVA; encoded by the coding sequence ATGCTTCTCAAGCTCATCTTGAAACACTCCAAGCCTTATACAGGCTGGATCATTGCCGTTATCATTTTGCAGTTGGCCACCACCATGGCCACTCTTTATCTCCCCAGCCTCAACGCCAAAATCATTGACGTCGGCGTGGTGAACGCGGACGTCGATTACATTTGGCGCACCGGCGGACTGATGCTCATTGTCGCTCTGGTCCAGGTGGCCACCGCCGTGGCCGCCGTGTACTTCGGAGCCAAAACCGCCATGAGCGTGGGCCGTGACATCCGCCAGTCGGTCTTTGAAAAGGTCTCCACCTTCTCGGCCCAAGACGTGAACAAATTCGGCGCCGCCACCTTGATCACCCGTGGCACCAACGACGTACAGCAAATCCAGATGCTGACCCTGATGGCGTTGAACTTCATGATCAATGCCCCCATCATGTCCATTGGTGGCGTGGTCATGGCCATCCGCGAAGATCCCGGACTGTCGTGGCTGGTCTGGGTCTCCGTGCCAATGGTCCTGATTGTTGTTGGCCTGCTGGTCATCAAGTTGATGCCGCTGTTCCGCGACATGCAGACCCGCATCGATGGAATCAACGGAGTGCTGCGCGAGCAGATCACCGGTATTCGCGTGGTCCGCGCCTTCGTTCGCGAAAACCACGAAACCGAACGCTACGACGATGCCAACCAGAAGCTCACCGATCTGGGCGTGAAGGTCGGCAACCTCTTTGTCCTGATGTTCCCGGCGATCACCATGATCTTGCACCTGTCCACCGCGGCAGTGCTCTGGTTCGGTGGCCACCGCGTGGATAACGGCCAGGTTGAGGTTGGCGCGCTGACCGCCTTCTTGCAGTACCTGTTGCAGATCCTGATGGCCGTCATGATGGGTACCTTCATGGCCATGATGATCCCTCGCGCCATGGTTTCGGCCGACCGCATCTCCGAGGTCCTTGATAGCGAACCGTCCATGCAGGATGCCGCCGACCGCGAGGTCCAGCTGCCAGCACCCGGCACCGTCGAATTCAAGAACGTGACCTTCGGATATCCCGGAGCCGAGGCGCCGGTGCTCTCCGATATCTCCTTCACCGCCAAGCCAGGGCAGACCACCGCCATCATCGGTTCCACCGGTGCCGGCAAGACCACCCTGTTGAACCTGATTCCGCGACTCTACGACGCGACGGAAGGCGAAATCCTCATCGGTGGCCTGCCGCTGAGGGAACTGGGCCGCGAGACGATCTCGCAGAACATTTCTTCCGTGCCGCAGCGTCCGTACCTGTTCTCCGGGACCATCGCCAGCAACCTGCGTTTTGGTGCTCAAGAGGCCGAGGAAGAAGATTTGTGGGAAGCCCTACGTATTGCGCAGGCCGACGGATTTGTCGCCGAGCGTGAGGGGCAGCTTGAGTCGAAGATTTCTCAGGGCGGTACCAATGTCTCGGGTGGTCAGCGTCAACGACTGTGCATCGCGCGCGCCTTGGCGGCCAAGCCCAAGACCTACCTCTTTGATGATTCCTTCTCAGCACTCGACGTGAGCACCGATGCCAAATTGCGTGCAGCCTTGGTAGAACCTACCAAGGATGCCGCGGTCATCATCGTGGCCCAGCGTGTTTCCACGATTACCGAGGCAGACCAGATCCTGGTTCTGGACCACGGCGAAATCGTGGCCCGCGGAACCCATGAAGAACTGTTGGAATCCTCGGAAACCTACCAAGAAATTGTGACGTCCCAGCTGAGCGTGGAGGAGGTGGCCTAA
- a CDS encoding cysteine hydrolase family protein, whose product MGATDSTSDFRHPALLLIDLQRGFFADPGLTAWRQQITANCNRLAAAAARAGVPVFSVRTVHKEDRSTWTLKMLEDGQGYLFEGTAKAGYLEELELAGAIEVVKRRDSAFWNTELTTLLLQRRASSLVLAGVATDTCIRATASDAFAANLPVAVATDACASPDPQAGQNALEYMSTQHRQKLMDTEEIIYLWTRQEERKCH is encoded by the coding sequence ATGGGTGCTACGGATTCCACGAGCGACTTCAGGCACCCGGCCCTGCTGCTCATCGATCTGCAGCGCGGCTTCTTCGCAGACCCCGGGCTGACCGCATGGAGGCAGCAGATCACTGCCAACTGCAATCGGCTGGCCGCGGCGGCGGCACGGGCCGGGGTGCCGGTGTTCAGCGTGCGCACCGTGCACAAGGAAGACAGGTCCACCTGGACGCTGAAGATGCTCGAGGATGGCCAGGGCTACCTCTTCGAAGGCACGGCGAAAGCCGGGTACCTGGAGGAGCTGGAGCTGGCCGGGGCCATCGAGGTGGTCAAGCGCCGGGACAGCGCCTTCTGGAACACGGAGCTGACGACGCTGCTGCTGCAACGCCGCGCCAGTTCCCTGGTGCTGGCCGGGGTCGCCACCGATACCTGCATCCGGGCTACGGCATCTGACGCGTTTGCCGCGAATCTCCCGGTTGCGGTCGCCACCGATGCCTGTGCGTCCCCGGACCCGCAGGCAGGGCAGAACGCACTGGAATACATGAGTACCCAGCATCGGCAGAAGCTGATGGACACCGAAGAAATCATTTACCTATGGACAAGGCAAGAGGAGCGCAAATGTCACTGA
- a CDS encoding 4a-hydroxytetrahydrobiopterin dehydratase produces MGSNDILSDQQISDYLEDLPHWREIPGGIAAVFQTKTAASAIELFSDIAGAAEMDNHHPDVDWRYNRVFVTTTSHDAGGRVTTRDIALARRISEQARALGATSRPGLIRTVEIGIDTADRQQVAAQWAAGLGYKQQEDGSLADPNHRLPAIWFQKTEDPNPNRLHLDVWVPFSESQPVLEALGSESTELDSQYAPSFTVATDRQGNRFCICTEQDR; encoded by the coding sequence ATGGGCAGCAACGACATTCTCAGTGACCAGCAGATCAGCGACTATCTGGAGGACCTGCCGCATTGGCGGGAAATCCCCGGCGGCATAGCCGCCGTTTTCCAGACCAAAACAGCGGCATCCGCCATCGAGCTCTTCAGCGATATCGCCGGAGCCGCCGAAATGGACAACCACCACCCGGACGTGGACTGGCGCTACAACCGCGTCTTCGTCACCACTACTTCCCATGACGCCGGAGGGCGGGTGACCACCCGGGATATCGCCCTGGCACGCAGGATCTCCGAACAGGCCCGGGCACTTGGCGCCACTTCCCGCCCGGGATTGATCCGCACGGTGGAAATCGGCATCGATACAGCCGACCGGCAGCAGGTCGCCGCGCAGTGGGCCGCCGGCCTGGGATACAAGCAGCAAGAAGACGGCAGCCTGGCCGACCCGAACCACCGGTTGCCTGCCATCTGGTTCCAGAAAACAGAAGACCCCAACCCGAACCGGCTGCACCTGGATGTGTGGGTCCCTTTCTCCGAAAGCCAGCCGGTGCTCGAAGCGCTGGGCAGCGAAAGCACCGAGCTCGATAGCCAGTACGCCCCCAGCTTCACCGTGGCGACGGATCGGCAGGGCAACAGGTTCTGCATCTGCACCGAGCAGGACCGCTAG
- a CDS encoding DUF421 domain-containing protein, translated as MDIVIRAAVAFIILWLATRAAGRSTLGELSSFELVLFVVLGDLVQQGITMEDRSLVGSLLAAFTMIVLAAILNYANMRWPKLGKLMQGRPIVLVRDGVLDRKALHAERIGLDELSMLARQAGIENYSSIRLAILEASGKISFFTQEAQSRS; from the coding sequence ATGGATATCGTCATCCGCGCTGCCGTCGCGTTCATCATCCTATGGCTGGCCACCCGCGCCGCGGGACGGTCCACACTCGGCGAGCTCAGTTCATTCGAGCTGGTGCTCTTCGTGGTGCTGGGCGATTTGGTGCAGCAAGGCATCACCATGGAAGACCGTTCGCTGGTCGGCAGCTTGCTGGCGGCCTTCACCATGATCGTGCTCGCAGCGATCCTGAACTATGCAAATATGCGATGGCCCAAGCTGGGCAAGCTGATGCAGGGCAGGCCCATTGTGCTGGTGCGCGACGGGGTGCTTGACCGCAAGGCGCTGCATGCTGAGCGCATTGGCCTGGATGAGTTGAGCATGCTGGCCCGCCAAGCAGGCATCGAGAACTACAGCAGCATCCGGCTGGCCATATTGGAAGCCAGCGGCAAGATTTCCTTCTTCACCCAGGAAGCCCAGTCCCGATCCTGA